The Algoriphagus halophilus genome window below encodes:
- a CDS encoding FKBP-type peptidyl-prolyl cis-trans isomerase → MKKLFYFLLVGLFSAIIACEPNNPFNTGPVYDVDGNLAIDSVKIAAYIDTAQVDSLYRIHDPSGVVIIVQEEGVGSRPTGGNIVYTEYTGFLMEDGSVFDTTDETIARDNNIYVEGRTYETFKFQIGAGNVITGWDIGFRRIRPGTKARMIIPSPYGYRSSENNSRIPPNSVLIFDVIFKGTD, encoded by the coding sequence ATGAAGAAATTATTCTATTTCCTTTTAGTAGGGCTTTTCAGTGCGATTATTGCCTGCGAACCAAATAATCCTTTCAACACGGGTCCAGTTTATGATGTGGATGGTAATCTTGCCATCGACTCAGTAAAAATAGCGGCCTATATTGACACGGCTCAAGTAGACAGTCTATATAGAATTCATGACCCATCTGGTGTAGTGATTATTGTTCAAGAAGAGGGAGTAGGATCTCGGCCTACAGGTGGAAATATTGTGTATACGGAGTATACTGGCTTCCTAATGGAGGACGGTTCGGTTTTCGATACGACGGATGAAACCATTGCTAGAGACAATAATATCTATGTGGAAGGTAGAACCTATGAAACTTTTAAGTTTCAGATAGGTGCAGGAAATGTAATTACAGGATGGGATATAGGTTTTAGAAGGATTAGACCAGGTACCAAAGCAAGGATGATTATTCCTTCGCCTTATGGGTATCGTTCTTCTGAAAATAACAGTAGAATCCCGCCGAATTCAGTACTGATTTTCGACGTAATCTTTAAAGGAACGGATTGA
- a CDS encoding FKBP-type peptidyl-prolyl cis-trans isomerase, with amino-acid sequence MKIKLYSFLSLLIGSITLVSCIDTEETSEAIFLEDKAEIEAYLDTTTIVNVKEYKDQANAYYIIWQELSNSKDSVFVGDTVVVHYTGKFLSGQVFDTSIEQVAKDNGLYDSNYKYPPLSFKVGTFSVLTAFEFGIRQMETGDKATIIMPSELGYGRNGQGPVPPNTPLVFEVELMEVKPGLREN; translated from the coding sequence ATGAAAATTAAACTGTATTCATTTCTTTCCTTACTGATAGGAAGCATTACACTTGTATCTTGTATTGATACTGAAGAGACTTCAGAAGCTATTTTCTTAGAAGATAAAGCAGAAATTGAGGCCTATTTGGACACTACTACCATAGTCAATGTCAAAGAATACAAGGATCAGGCGAATGCTTATTACATTATTTGGCAAGAACTATCAAATAGTAAAGATTCAGTTTTTGTTGGTGATACAGTAGTTGTTCACTATACAGGTAAATTCTTGAGTGGACAAGTATTTGATACCAGTATCGAACAAGTTGCCAAGGATAATGGGCTGTATGACAGCAACTATAAGTATCCTCCACTTTCCTTTAAAGTGGGTACCTTCTCTGTTCTTACTGCCTTTGAGTTTGGAATTAGACAGATGGAAACTGGGGATAAAGCGACCATCATCATGCCTTCAGAATTAGGTTATGGTAGAAATGGTCAAGGACCAGTACCACCAAATACCCCTTTGGTCTTTGAAGTGGAATTAATGGAAGTTAAACCTGGCCTAAGAGAAAATTAA
- a CDS encoding FKBP-type peptidyl-prolyl cis-trans isomerase, with protein sequence MKNNNSLLALIVLTLGVALVSSCQKKKVTEKDGIEYAYVSEGNETAPNGDFLLYNLEITNGDDSVIYSTASQPFPGYLMANDSITPTNGMDEIFLNLKKGDSIAFESTAKIIFGENFPPFLKEDDVVKVRLGAFEIMDQVEIEAFFNQTMEAEELKRADRAKELLVEEAKTIEAYVAEKGLDANKTESGLYYVIEEEGTGEPVTPGTTMNVNYAGYLLDGTLFDTSIEELAKEHDVYNAQRPYEPLPVNVGMGQVIPGWDEGLLLLKKGSKGKFLIPSPLAYGENGAGAMIGPNSILIFDVEVVDVQK encoded by the coding sequence ATGAAAAATAACAACAGCCTATTGGCTTTAATCGTCTTGACGCTTGGGGTGGCCCTAGTCTCTTCTTGTCAAAAGAAAAAAGTAACTGAAAAAGACGGAATTGAGTACGCCTACGTTTCTGAAGGAAATGAAACTGCTCCTAATGGAGATTTTCTTCTTTACAACTTGGAAATTACCAATGGAGATGACTCTGTCATTTATTCTACAGCAAGTCAGCCATTTCCAGGCTATTTGATGGCTAATGATTCCATTACTCCTACCAATGGAATGGATGAGATTTTCTTGAATTTGAAAAAAGGAGACAGCATCGCATTTGAATCTACTGCCAAAATTATTTTTGGAGAGAATTTTCCTCCATTCTTGAAAGAGGATGATGTAGTAAAAGTGAGATTAGGTGCGTTTGAAATCATGGATCAGGTAGAAATTGAAGCTTTTTTCAACCAAACCATGGAAGCTGAAGAGCTAAAAAGAGCGGATAGAGCAAAAGAATTATTGGTGGAAGAAGCAAAAACTATTGAAGCATATGTTGCGGAAAAGGGTTTGGATGCGAATAAGACTGAGAGCGGACTTTATTATGTGATCGAAGAAGAAGGAACAGGTGAGCCAGTCACTCCAGGTACTACCATGAATGTGAATTATGCTGGTTACCTGTTGGACGGGACATTATTTGATACTTCTATCGAAGAATTGGCTAAGGAGCATGATGTTTATAATGCTCAGAGACCTTATGAACCACTTCCAGTAAACGTAGGAATGGGTCAGGTAATTCCTGGATGGGATGAAGGATTGTTATTGTTGAAAAAAGGTTCTAAAGGCAAGTTCTTGATTCCTTCTCCTTTGGCATATGGTGAAAACGGAGCAGGAGCTATGATCGGACCTAATTCTATCCTAATCTTCGATGTAGAGGTAGTAGATGTTCAGAAATAA
- a CDS encoding DHH family phosphoesterase, which yields MEALASFKKEISSPKKIFITTHVKPDADALGSSLGLANYLIKKGHEVSVVTPSDYPSFLNWMKGNDDVLDFSKPEHREIAIKKLEEADIIFCLDFSVLNRVNELGEMIRESNAYVVNIDHHQDPEDFADFEYSSTQAAATCELVFELIDELGDKALIDKDIAECLYAGIMTDTGGFRHPNTTKNVHLVVAELLDLGANSSQIANWIYDSNSVNRLKFIGFAISRRLVVREDLHTAYFAISKKDLKKYQSQTGDTEGLVNYALSLDGIKLAALFSEREDGIKISFRSSSEVSVNKFAAEYFSGGGHKNASGGKSNLGLKETVERFEKLVEENQDSLFPVETVGAN from the coding sequence ATGGAAGCATTAGCCTCATTTAAGAAAGAAATTTCATCCCCCAAAAAAATATTCATTACCACGCATGTGAAGCCCGACGCTGACGCACTGGGTTCCTCCTTGGGTCTTGCTAACTACTTGATCAAAAAAGGACATGAGGTAAGTGTAGTGACTCCATCCGATTACCCTTCTTTCCTTAACTGGATGAAAGGGAATGATGACGTATTGGATTTTAGCAAACCTGAGCATCGGGAGATTGCCATCAAAAAGCTGGAAGAAGCTGACATTATCTTTTGTTTAGATTTCTCTGTGTTGAACAGGGTGAACGAACTGGGAGAAATGATCCGTGAATCCAATGCTTATGTGGTAAATATTGACCATCACCAAGATCCTGAGGATTTCGCAGATTTTGAATACTCAAGTACTCAAGCTGCAGCTACCTGTGAACTGGTTTTTGAGTTGATCGATGAGCTAGGAGATAAAGCTTTGATCGATAAGGACATTGCAGAATGCCTTTATGCTGGGATCATGACTGATACGGGTGGTTTTAGACATCCCAATACTACCAAAAACGTACACTTGGTGGTGGCAGAACTATTGGATTTAGGAGCAAATAGTTCCCAGATTGCCAATTGGATTTATGATTCCAATTCAGTCAACAGATTGAAATTTATCGGTTTTGCCATTAGCAGAAGATTGGTGGTCAGAGAAGATCTACACACAGCTTATTTTGCGATCAGTAAAAAAGATCTTAAAAAATATCAAAGCCAGACCGGAGATACAGAAGGTTTGGTTAATTATGCTTTATCTTTGGATGGCATAAAATTGGCTGCTTTATTCTCTGAGCGTGAAGATGGCATCAAGATCTCTTTCAGATCATCCAGTGAAGTATCAGTAAATAAATTTGCTGCCGAATACTTCAGTGGAGGTGGGCATAAAAACGCTTCTGGAGGTAAGTCAAACTTGGGACTAAAAGAAACTGTAGAAAGATTTGAAAAATTAGTAGAAGAAAATCAGGATTCGCTTTTCCCTGTTGAAACTGTTGGAGCAAATTAA
- a CDS encoding nucleoside-diphosphate kinase — protein sequence MATNRTFTMIKPDAFSAGNSGAILKMIEEAGFKIVAMKATQLTPATAGKFYEVHKERPFYADLCAYMSSGPIIAAILEKENAVEDFRKLIGATNPADAAEGTIRKIFAKSIEANAVHGSDSDENAAIEGNFYFSQIERIG from the coding sequence ATGGCAACAAACAGAACATTTACCATGATCAAGCCGGATGCTTTTTCAGCAGGCAACTCAGGAGCTATTCTTAAAATGATTGAAGAAGCTGGTTTCAAAATCGTCGCAATGAAAGCCACTCAATTGACTCCGGCTACTGCAGGTAAATTCTATGAAGTGCACAAAGAAAGACCTTTCTACGCGGATCTTTGCGCTTATATGTCTTCTGGACCTATCATTGCTGCGATACTTGAAAAAGAAAATGCAGTAGAAGATTTCAGAAAATTAATTGGTGCTACCAATCCAGCTGATGCTGCTGAAGGTACTATCAGAAAAATCTTCGCAAAATCAATCGAAGCAAATGCTGTTCACGGATCTGATTCTGATGAAAATGCAGCTATAGAAGGAAATTTCTACTTCTCTCAAATTGAAAGAATAGGATAA
- a CDS encoding DUF4202 domain-containing protein, which produces MNTFQKAIAKIDEINSKDPVKEIYQGKEVSKELLYSMRMTDKLDAFQPNASEHLKIAARAQHIGRWEIPRSEYPMDRVGYLRWREELKKLHAEITSGILEELGYDQVFIEKVIHLIRKKQLKTDEETQTLEDVICLVFLENYFEDFSAKHEKKKIIDILRKTWRKMSKKGHDAAVQLNYSKDSLQLIQEAVLE; this is translated from the coding sequence ATGAATACCTTCCAGAAAGCTATTGCCAAAATCGATGAAATCAATTCAAAGGATCCGGTAAAAGAAATTTATCAAGGAAAGGAAGTCTCCAAAGAACTTTTGTATTCAATGAGAATGACGGATAAATTGGATGCATTTCAACCCAATGCCTCCGAACATTTGAAAATCGCGGCAAGGGCTCAACATATTGGAAGATGGGAAATTCCAAGGTCAGAATACCCCATGGATCGAGTGGGATATCTGAGGTGGAGGGAAGAACTGAAGAAGTTGCATGCGGAAATCACCTCTGGAATCTTGGAAGAACTGGGATATGATCAGGTTTTCATCGAGAAAGTCATCCATTTAATTCGCAAAAAGCAATTGAAAACTGATGAAGAAACCCAGACGCTGGAGGACGTAATCTGCCTGGTTTTTTTAGAAAATTATTTTGAGGACTTTTCGGCAAAACACGAAAAGAAGAAAATAATCGACATCCTTCGAAAAACCTGGAGAAAAATGTCGAAAAAAGGCCATGACGCTGCAGTTCAATTAAACTATTCAAAAGATAGCCTACAACTAATTCAAGAGGCAGTGTTAGAATAA
- a CDS encoding response regulator: MSPTQIVLVDDHELVRDGIKFLLEKEPGFEVISEAADGVEALHVIAKKQPDLVIVDIRMPNMDGIELVKQLGQKYPKVKKMILSIHGTEEYVVETIEAGVDGYLLKGSSKDEFIKALKTIAAGSKYFTGDVSAIIIHHFVENKPKIIHKPKSIPNELAVLTNREKQILELILEGKGNSEIAEALKISKRTAEVHRFNLMKKLNVKNLVELTNKSKELYLI; the protein is encoded by the coding sequence ATGTCTCCAACCCAAATAGTTCTTGTTGATGATCATGAATTAGTTCGTGATGGAATTAAATTCCTATTGGAGAAAGAACCTGGTTTTGAGGTAATTTCAGAAGCTGCAGACGGTGTAGAAGCGTTACATGTAATAGCCAAAAAGCAACCTGATCTGGTAATTGTGGATATTCGGATGCCGAACATGGATGGCATTGAGTTAGTAAAGCAATTGGGACAAAAGTATCCAAAAGTCAAAAAAATGATTTTGTCTATTCATGGTACTGAAGAATACGTAGTAGAAACGATAGAAGCTGGTGTAGATGGATACTTATTGAAAGGATCTTCCAAAGATGAATTTATAAAAGCATTGAAAACAATTGCGGCTGGAAGTAAATATTTCACTGGCGATGTTTCTGCCATCATTATTCATCATTTTGTCGAAAATAAACCCAAGATTATCCATAAACCTAAATCAATTCCTAATGAATTGGCTGTTTTGACTAATCGGGAAAAACAGATTTTAGAATTGATCCTAGAAGGGAAAGGCAATAGCGAAATTGCAGAAGCCCTAAAGATCAGCAAAAGAACAGCAGAAGTGCACCGCTTCAATCTGATGAAGAAACTTAATGTGAAGAATCTCGTCGAACTTACCAATAAATCTAAAGAGCTATATTTAATTTAA
- a CDS encoding alpha/beta hydrolase family protein, whose translation MKSILVILMGVLMSQVLVAQNRIASTVTFKSGNETIEGILIRPNQNEKVPAVVFQQGSGDHAFDGYEKEAWGPHKFYIEDVLLEQGYAILYCNKRGLGNSTGNWKNNDFYGRADDAYAAVEYLKSRDDIDASRIGVSGHSQGGWVAQIVASQHDDIAFVISLAGPTVGVTEQTAMYDSLMYLCNGFPEEKLGKKMEKYRKRKKTSATIGKTLPFIKSAYYWHLIIDYDHDEALKNLSTQTLLLFAEHDANVPPEQNIDHLNMLFDNDLPPNFTIKVMEGGQHGFYQVENRCVDWNTAEKQPFDPQFQNEIREWLKSLE comes from the coding sequence ATGAAGTCTATTTTAGTAATACTAATGGGAGTGTTGATGAGTCAGGTACTCGTTGCACAAAACAGAATCGCCTCAACGGTAACTTTTAAAAGCGGGAACGAAACCATAGAAGGGATCTTAATTCGGCCAAATCAAAATGAAAAGGTTCCGGCAGTTGTTTTTCAGCAAGGGTCAGGAGATCATGCCTTTGATGGATATGAGAAGGAGGCATGGGGGCCTCATAAATTTTACATTGAAGATGTATTATTAGAGCAGGGATATGCAATTCTGTATTGCAATAAAAGAGGTCTAGGAAACTCTACAGGTAACTGGAAAAATAATGATTTCTACGGCAGGGCTGATGATGCATATGCGGCTGTAGAATATTTAAAAAGCCGGGATGATATTGATGCTTCAAGGATTGGCGTTTCAGGCCATAGTCAGGGGGGGTGGGTTGCACAGATCGTAGCTTCCCAGCATGATGATATTGCTTTTGTGATCAGCCTTGCTGGACCGACGGTGGGGGTAACCGAACAGACAGCTATGTATGATAGTCTGATGTACCTGTGCAATGGTTTCCCCGAGGAAAAGCTGGGTAAAAAAATGGAGAAATATCGAAAAAGGAAGAAAACTTCAGCAACTATTGGTAAAACACTACCCTTCATTAAAAGTGCCTATTACTGGCATCTTATTATAGATTATGATCATGATGAGGCCCTTAAAAACTTGTCAACTCAAACACTGCTGTTGTTTGCGGAACATGATGCGAATGTGCCTCCAGAGCAAAACATCGATCACCTAAATATGTTGTTTGACAATGACTTGCCTCCCAACTTTACTATAAAAGTCATGGAAGGAGGGCAACATGGATTTTATCAAGTGGAAAATAGGTGTGTGGATTGGAATACTGCAGAAAAACAGCCTTTTGATCCCCAGTTTCAAAATGAAATTCGAGAGTGGTTAAAAAGTTTGGAATAA
- a CDS encoding serine hydrolase domain-containing protein — translation MNSLTIKILLGISFLCTLNLQAQSDHSKLDKYFEKKMKSAGRIGMQAAYIANGELIWVGSYGIKTDQKEDLINDSTLFMVASISKPVTALALMKLYDEGRVSLDADINDLLPFEVVNPYFLEEKITVRMLLTHLSSIRDNWKILEPLYTLGKGGGDSPMSLEEFLRAYLVEGGQFYDSANNFYHIQPLEEEHYSNVGYALIGYLVEVISGKPFNEYMAEEIFEPLNMDNTYWFLSEVPDSNIATPHNLPYKETDFKGTQVLDHFGYPSYPSGQLRTTVSDYAQFVKLMVNRGMVDDFQFLKEETVEEFLKVQYPDIAKWRAISWSMNEFENPIYNMIMPRRPSHTGLDPGMNSVVSFDPETRSGVIIFSNSPTTTFRTEKIIYLDMVKRLFKEAKLNSKQK, via the coding sequence ATGAACTCTTTAACAATTAAAATTTTACTAGGAATAAGCTTCCTATGTACCCTAAATCTTCAGGCCCAATCGGATCACTCAAAGCTGGATAAGTACTTTGAAAAGAAGATGAAAAGTGCAGGGAGGATCGGCATGCAGGCTGCCTACATCGCGAATGGGGAGTTAATATGGGTAGGGAGTTACGGTATCAAAACTGATCAAAAAGAGGATTTGATCAATGATAGCACCCTGTTTATGGTAGCGTCTATCTCCAAGCCCGTTACAGCCCTCGCACTCATGAAATTGTATGATGAAGGAAGGGTCTCATTGGATGCAGACATCAATGACCTTCTGCCATTTGAGGTGGTAAATCCTTATTTTTTGGAGGAGAAAATTACTGTTCGAATGCTACTTACGCATCTTTCTTCTATTCGTGACAACTGGAAGATTCTGGAACCTCTGTACACACTCGGTAAAGGTGGCGGAGACTCTCCAATGAGTTTAGAAGAATTTTTAAGGGCTTATCTTGTTGAAGGAGGTCAATTTTATGATTCGGCCAATAATTTCTATCACATTCAACCATTGGAGGAAGAACATTACTCCAATGTCGGGTATGCATTGATTGGTTACCTCGTAGAAGTCATTTCGGGTAAGCCCTTCAACGAATACATGGCTGAGGAAATATTCGAACCATTAAACATGGATAATACATATTGGTTTTTGTCGGAAGTTCCTGACTCCAATATTGCTACACCCCATAATCTGCCTTATAAGGAAACCGATTTTAAAGGGACCCAAGTGCTTGACCATTTTGGATACCCCTCCTACCCATCTGGGCAATTGAGAACTACGGTATCAGACTATGCTCAATTTGTAAAATTAATGGTCAATCGGGGGATGGTAGATGATTTTCAATTTCTAAAGGAAGAAACAGTAGAAGAATTTTTGAAAGTGCAATATCCTGATATAGCAAAATGGAGAGCCATATCATGGAGCATGAATGAATTCGAAAATCCAATTTATAATATGATCATGCCAAGACGACCTTCTCATACGGGGCTTGATCCTGGAATGAATTCGGTGGTTTCCTTTGATCCAGAAACCAGGTCGGGAGTTATTATTTTTTCAAATTCTCCGACTACCACTTTTAGAACAGAGAAAATAATTTATCTGGATATGGTAAAGCGACTATTCAAAGAAGCAAAACTTAACTCAAAACAAAAGTAA
- a CDS encoding helix-turn-helix domain-containing protein: METIVTLIIWAAVIQGFLLGVIFITSKKHSSLANRLLGWFLIAFVFQALTDILPYGELGSYSISGYFTLPEVKWLLPLLFLHFVLEKVGRFEAYQWFLRVHYFLAFAMIGLTLVNVLLVLFSDTTLVELVGSQMMDSFYMSFQYYAFILTIAAFVIAFHETRRYHKRIKNEISDLTLLNLNWLYQFIFLLIPIILFWGAELARIVLGGTGQSDLTIVVFLCIAFFNYFVSYKAFTQQTLFDDSLNQLKDNPDNAPILQMSTVSTMDSNLFEKIESEMQENRYYLDQNLTIHDLAKHLKIPARTISTSVNQSAGCNFNEWINNYRVDHALATLQDKNMDHYSIEGIGRDSGFKSRSAMYLAFKNKTGHPPGYFK, translated from the coding sequence ATGGAAACAATTGTTACATTAATAATCTGGGCTGCTGTCATCCAAGGCTTTTTATTGGGAGTAATCTTTATTACTTCAAAAAAGCATTCTAGTTTGGCCAATAGACTTTTGGGTTGGTTTCTAATCGCATTCGTTTTTCAGGCTCTGACTGATATTTTGCCTTATGGTGAGCTTGGTAGCTACTCTATATCCGGATATTTTACACTGCCTGAAGTAAAATGGCTTTTACCTCTTCTGTTTCTTCATTTTGTTTTAGAAAAAGTGGGGAGGTTTGAGGCCTACCAATGGTTTTTAAGAGTCCATTATTTTCTGGCTTTTGCCATGATCGGACTTACCCTAGTCAATGTCCTATTAGTCTTGTTTAGTGACACTACACTTGTTGAGTTAGTTGGGTCGCAAATGATGGATTCATTTTACATGTCTTTCCAATATTATGCTTTCATTTTAACTATTGCCGCCTTTGTCATAGCCTTTCACGAAACTCGTCGATATCATAAGAGGATAAAAAATGAGATTTCTGATTTGACGCTGCTCAATTTAAATTGGCTATACCAATTTATTTTCTTACTCATTCCGATTATTTTATTTTGGGGGGCAGAATTGGCAAGGATAGTTTTGGGTGGAACAGGACAGTCCGACTTGACGATCGTTGTATTCTTGTGTATCGCATTTTTTAATTACTTCGTTAGCTATAAGGCTTTTACCCAACAAACACTTTTCGATGATTCTTTAAACCAGTTGAAAGATAATCCAGACAATGCACCAATCCTGCAAATGTCGACTGTATCTACTATGGATTCTAACCTTTTTGAGAAGATTGAAAGCGAAATGCAAGAAAATCGATATTACTTGGATCAAAACCTAACCATCCATGATCTTGCAAAGCATTTGAAAATACCAGCCCGGACGATTTCTACCAGTGTCAATCAGAGTGCCGGCTGTAATTTCAATGAATGGATCAATAATTATCGTGTGGACCACGCTTTGGCAACACTACAGGATAAGAATATGGATCATTACTCGATTGAGGGTATTGGAAGGGATTCAGGTTTTAAGTCTAGATCAGCCATGTATCTCGCCTTCAAAAACAAAACCGGGCACCCACCAGGCTATTTTAAGTAG
- the moaA gene encoding GTP 3',8-cyclase MoaA, whose product MKQQTEHLQVLKDQFGRKHDYLRISLIEKCNLRCKYCMPEEGIPLTPSKFIMNAEEIESLARTFVGLGVKKIRLTGGEPLLRKDFEDILSRLSQFDVDLSITTNGILADRFLPVFKKHGLKKVNFSLDTLKEERFKEITRRSGYQKTLDNLDLFIQEDFEVKLNIVLMKGLNDDEVVDFVRFTKDLPISARFIEFMPFDGNKWDRSKMVSEQEVLAEVGAAFGSENLISLPDEDNLTARKFKIKGFQGYFGVISSVTNPFCGTCNRIRLTANGKIKNCLFSNRETDLLTALRAEEDVEKLILESIFHKKAVRAGMDNLEKLSDPDLHSDNRSMIAIGG is encoded by the coding sequence ATGAAACAGCAGACTGAACATCTTCAGGTACTCAAAGATCAATTTGGTAGGAAACACGACTATCTGAGGATTTCTCTGATCGAGAAATGCAATCTGCGTTGCAAGTATTGCATGCCGGAGGAGGGGATTCCCTTAACGCCTTCCAAGTTCATCATGAATGCCGAAGAGATCGAAAGTCTCGCTAGAACCTTTGTGGGATTAGGAGTAAAAAAGATCCGTTTGACGGGTGGGGAACCGCTGCTTCGAAAGGATTTTGAAGATATTTTAAGCCGATTGTCTCAATTTGATGTGGATCTTTCCATTACCACTAATGGGATTTTGGCTGATCGCTTTCTTCCCGTATTCAAGAAGCATGGGCTTAAAAAAGTCAATTTTAGCTTGGATACCCTGAAAGAAGAGCGTTTCAAGGAAATCACCAGGAGATCAGGTTATCAGAAGACCCTAGATAACCTGGACTTGTTTATTCAGGAAGACTTTGAGGTGAAGTTGAATATCGTACTGATGAAAGGACTGAATGATGACGAGGTGGTGGACTTTGTACGATTTACCAAAGACTTGCCGATTTCTGCTCGATTTATTGAGTTTATGCCTTTTGATGGAAACAAATGGGATCGATCCAAAATGGTATCCGAACAGGAAGTGCTCGCGGAAGTGGGTGCTGCTTTTGGATCAGAAAACTTGATTTCCTTACCGGATGAGGATAATCTGACAGCCCGAAAATTCAAGATTAAGGGATTTCAGGGATATTTTGGGGTAATTTCATCTGTGACCAACCCATTTTGTGGAACCTGCAATCGAATCCGCCTTACTGCCAACGGGAAGATAAAAAACTGTCTTTTTTCCAATCGGGAAACCGATTTGCTAACTGCTTTACGGGCAGAGGAAGATGTGGAAAAACTGATTTTGGAATCCATTTTTCATAAAAAGGCCGTTCGTGCAGGAATGGATAACCTAGAAAAACTGTCAGACCCTGACTTGCATTCCGATAATCGCAGTATGATCGCGATTGGGGGGTGA
- the moaCB gene encoding bifunctional molybdenum cofactor biosynthesis protein MoaC/MoaB: MVDITHKITTLRVAKAKAIVQVSMPETIAAVVENKVPKGNVFEMAKVAGLFAVKNTHITIPDCHPLPIEYTAVEYDIQELEIHIYITVKTVYKTGVEVEAMHGASVIALTMYDMLKPIDKGIVIREVGLVEKKGGKSSFKQQNPKTINAAVIVCSDSISKGIKEDAAGKTIVEKLKSMEVEVSSYEVIPDELELIRQKALEYADTNKLIIFTGGTGLSKRDVTPEALEPILERRIPGIEEAIRSYGQKIMPYAMLSRSVAGTIGDALILALPGSTNGAKESMDAVFPHLLHVFKILKGAQHETAD, encoded by the coding sequence ATGGTAGACATTACACATAAAATAACCACGCTAAGAGTTGCTAAGGCAAAGGCCATTGTTCAAGTGAGCATGCCTGAGACCATTGCAGCGGTGGTCGAAAATAAAGTGCCTAAGGGCAATGTCTTTGAAATGGCGAAAGTGGCGGGGTTGTTTGCCGTGAAAAATACCCACATCACTATACCAGACTGTCACCCCCTTCCCATTGAATACACCGCGGTAGAATACGATATCCAAGAATTGGAAATTCATATTTACATTACCGTGAAAACGGTTTATAAAACAGGGGTAGAAGTAGAAGCTATGCATGGTGCATCTGTGATTGCTTTGACCATGTACGATATGCTCAAGCCGATCGACAAGGGAATCGTCATCCGTGAAGTAGGTTTAGTCGAGAAAAAAGGAGGCAAAAGCAGCTTCAAGCAACAAAACCCTAAAACCATCAATGCTGCGGTAATCGTTTGTTCGGATTCCATTTCCAAAGGAATCAAGGAAGATGCGGCAGGTAAAACCATTGTAGAGAAACTTAAATCCATGGAAGTGGAGGTGTCCTCTTATGAGGTTATTCCCGATGAACTGGAATTGATCCGTCAAAAGGCATTGGAATATGCAGATACCAATAAACTGATCATTTTCACAGGAGGTACAGGTCTCTCCAAACGAGATGTGACCCCAGAAGCATTGGAACCTATCCTGGAAAGAAGAATTCCTGGGATCGAAGAAGCCATTCGAAGCTATGGACAGAAAATAATGCCTTATGCCATGCTGTCCAGATCTGTGGCTGGTACGATTGGGGATGCTTTGATTTTGGCGCTGCCAGGAAGCACCAATGGCGCAAAAGAATCCATGGATGCAGTTTTCCCACATTTATTGCATGTATTTAAAATCTTGAAAGGAGCTCAGCATGAAACAGCAGACTGA
- a CDS encoding molybdenum cofactor biosynthesis protein MoaE: MKKVFLEGAISPEFIADSIAKHQGKHSIGAHNIFLGQVRGDEVEGKKVESIDFTCYEEMANEKLHEIREAAFEKFDLTCMHIYHSLGNVKVGGICIFVFVSAPRRKQVYEATEWLVNQVKSEVPIFGKEIFENEESQWKVNS; encoded by the coding sequence ATGAAAAAGGTATTTCTTGAGGGAGCAATTTCCCCAGAATTCATTGCAGATTCGATAGCCAAGCATCAAGGCAAACATAGCATTGGTGCCCATAATATTTTCTTAGGACAAGTGCGAGGAGATGAGGTAGAGGGTAAAAAAGTAGAGTCCATTGACTTTACCTGCTATGAGGAGATGGCCAATGAAAAGCTTCATGAAATCCGGGAAGCAGCATTTGAGAAATTCGATTTGACCTGCATGCACATCTACCATAGTTTGGGAAATGTGAAAGTGGGAGGCATCTGCATCTTTGTTTTTGTGTCTGCTCCCAGGAGAAAGCAAGTTTATGAAGCCACCGAATGGTTGGTGAATCAAGTGAAGTCGGAGGTTCCAATTTTCGGAAAGGAGATTTTTGAAAATGAGGAAAGTCAGTGGAAAGTTAATAGTTGA